A region from the Gemmatimonadota bacterium genome encodes:
- a CDS encoding glycosyltransferase family 4 protein → MNIVMHCVYFPPEVGGLESHVYYLGRALVRAGHSVAVVTSRSLPEAPAYEVMEGIEVYRTWFPARNPVGWMVHAAGSVPVTRRLAYRADIIHAQAFQSVPPCALARRGRKVPLVATLHTSHFLMRAQKPAWKPVLKRIVTAPDHVFAASGEIAAVAESLAPGVRVEPLTNGVETDLFRPVKAAFPPGSRRRIVVPRRLFPKNGVEYFIRALPTIVAGADVEALLVGDGPERERLEQLAQELGVADRVRFLGRQPNEEMPSLLCSAELAVFPSLMEATSVAALESMACERPVAASRVGGLPEIVDDEVGGLFAPADPEDLARVVLGLLRRPDLRELGARGRQRVESHWSNRRLAERHLDVYQDLLRRARGHEWSKAHPH, encoded by the coding sequence ATGAACATCGTCATGCACTGCGTCTACTTCCCCCCGGAAGTCGGCGGCCTGGAGAGCCACGTCTACTACCTCGGTCGGGCGCTGGTGCGAGCTGGGCACTCGGTGGCGGTCGTGACCTCGCGCTCGTTGCCGGAAGCTCCGGCCTACGAGGTCATGGAGGGCATCGAGGTCTATCGCACCTGGTTCCCAGCCCGCAATCCCGTCGGGTGGATGGTGCACGCCGCGGGCTCGGTGCCCGTGACACGCCGACTCGCCTACCGCGCGGACATCATCCACGCCCAGGCGTTCCAGTCCGTACCGCCCTGCGCACTGGCGCGACGGGGCAGGAAGGTGCCGCTGGTGGCGACATTGCACACCTCGCACTTCTTGATGCGCGCCCAGAAGCCTGCCTGGAAGCCTGTCCTCAAACGCATCGTCACCGCGCCCGACCATGTGTTCGCGGCCAGCGGCGAGATCGCGGCGGTCGCCGAGTCGCTGGCGCCGGGAGTGCGCGTGGAGCCCCTTACCAACGGTGTGGAGACCGACCTGTTCCGTCCGGTGAAGGCTGCGTTTCCGCCGGGTAGCCGCAGACGGATCGTGGTGCCACGCAGGCTCTTTCCCAAGAACGGTGTGGAGTACTTCATCCGGGCTCTGCCCACAATCGTGGCCGGTGCGGACGTGGAGGCCCTGCTGGTCGGCGACGGGCCCGAGCGCGAACGGCTCGAGCAGCTGGCACAGGAGTTGGGTGTGGCGGATCGGGTACGCTTCCTGGGTCGACAGCCCAACGAAGAGATGCCGTCCCTGCTGTGCTCGGCCGAGCTCGCCGTCTTCCCCTCCTTGATGGAGGCGACCTCCGTGGCGGCGTTGGAAAGCATGGCCTGTGAGCGTCCCGTCGCGGCGTCCCGCGTCGGCGGGTTGCCCGAGATCGTGGATGACGAGGTGGGCGGGTTGTTCGCGCCGGCCGACCCCGAGGATCTGGCGCGGGTGGTCCTGGGCCTGCTCCGTCGTCCGGACCTGCGCGAGCTGGGGGCGAGGGGACGACAGCGCGTGGAATCGCATTGGAGCAACCGACGGTTGGCAGAGCGCCATCTGGACGTGTACCAGGACTTGTTGCGCCGTGCGCGAGGTCACGAGTGGAGCAAAGCGCATCCCCACTGA
- a CDS encoding S9 family peptidase, giving the protein MRILRLLLVLAVLTPSLLAAQAQRPMTFLDMQYLKRAGSWAPSPDGRWMLYTVTTPNWEEDRQQSDLYLVSLADGIASGRQLTFTDENDEDSPAWSRDGRWFAFLSDRDAPTGGNGGAGRNQLYLMRPDGGEARKLTDAKDGVRDFAFSPDGRWVSYRAGKELDAQLFRLPMDRVFEAEAEQLTETEAGVEQWKWSPDGGRIYFTTPDSRNRDEELRREKGFTVNIRNAETPLSSLWVIEAPTGAVSRLTHDESISVDGFTISPDSRWVGFRGISADRYERNITEEGINADLFLLEVASGQIERLTHNEEVPERGPDFSPDSRWIAFSAPDELTRYSMTNERLYLRETSARGATFQKLGSGFDGDLSIGFWSEDGKTIYFNEGWKATRQLFALDIAKDAVRQVTDEAAALAVSQDEDTGVLLINYQDPSTPPTLFTVARLDRIARRAEWTQLVDVNPQVRDLALGTEEEITWTSTDGREVGGVLVKPVGYQEGQRYPLIVAIHGGPASADVLGFNGGYGAQAYAGAGYAVLRPNYRGSTNYGQEHRTAIVGDYFPQGYDDIMTGVDHLIAQGIVDEDRMGVLGWSAGGHWSNWILTHTDRFKAISSGAGTMNWISMYAQSDVQRNRQFYLGDGLMYDDFEPYWEQSPIQYIRNAKTPTMVHVVEGDPRVPSPQSVELHMALKKLGVPTELFMYPGRSHGIPDARNRLVKSVSEMAWMDYYVRGQGNKFDWRQVLETLPGNGERPRAATEQGR; this is encoded by the coding sequence ATGCGAATCCTGAGACTCCTCCTCGTTCTCGCAGTGCTCACGCCCTCGCTGCTGGCTGCGCAGGCGCAGCGCCCGATGACCTTCCTGGACATGCAGTATCTCAAGCGGGCGGGCTCGTGGGCTCCCAGCCCCGACGGACGCTGGATGCTCTACACCGTAACGACCCCGAACTGGGAGGAGGATCGGCAGCAGTCCGATCTCTACCTCGTGTCCCTGGCGGACGGTATCGCCTCCGGCAGGCAGCTGACGTTCACAGATGAGAACGATGAGGACTCACCGGCGTGGTCGCGCGATGGCCGCTGGTTCGCGTTCCTCTCCGATCGAGATGCTCCCACCGGCGGCAATGGGGGAGCGGGCAGGAACCAGCTCTACCTCATGCGCCCGGATGGGGGCGAGGCCCGCAAGCTGACGGACGCCAAAGACGGCGTCCGGGACTTCGCGTTCAGTCCCGATGGCCGTTGGGTGAGCTACCGGGCGGGCAAAGAGCTCGACGCCCAGCTGTTTCGGCTGCCCATGGACCGTGTGTTCGAGGCGGAAGCGGAGCAGCTGACCGAGACGGAAGCCGGTGTGGAGCAGTGGAAGTGGTCACCCGACGGGGGGCGTATCTACTTCACGACGCCGGACTCCCGGAATCGGGACGAGGAGCTCCGCCGGGAGAAGGGATTCACGGTCAACATCCGCAATGCGGAGACGCCGCTGTCGTCCTTGTGGGTGATCGAAGCGCCTACGGGCGCCGTGTCCCGCCTCACGCACGATGAGAGCATCTCGGTCGACGGCTTCACCATCTCGCCGGACAGTCGTTGGGTGGGCTTCCGCGGGATCTCCGCCGATCGATACGAGCGCAACATCACCGAAGAAGGCATCAACGCCGACCTCTTCCTTCTGGAGGTGGCTTCCGGGCAGATCGAGAGACTGACGCACAACGAAGAGGTCCCCGAGAGGGGGCCGGACTTCTCTCCGGACAGTCGCTGGATCGCGTTCTCAGCGCCGGACGAGCTGACCCGCTATTCCATGACCAACGAGCGCCTCTACCTGCGTGAGACCTCGGCCCGGGGTGCCACCTTCCAGAAGTTGGGGAGTGGATTCGACGGGGATCTGTCGATCGGGTTCTGGTCGGAAGACGGGAAGACGATCTACTTCAACGAAGGGTGGAAGGCCACGCGGCAGCTCTTCGCCCTGGACATCGCCAAAGACGCTGTGCGGCAGGTCACCGACGAGGCCGCCGCCCTGGCAGTTTCGCAGGACGAAGACACGGGTGTGCTGCTGATCAACTATCAGGACCCGAGCACGCCGCCCACGCTGTTCACGGTGGCGCGCCTGGACCGCATCGCCCGGCGGGCGGAGTGGACGCAGCTCGTCGACGTGAACCCGCAGGTGCGTGACCTGGCCTTGGGTACCGAAGAGGAGATCACCTGGACCTCGACCGACGGCAGGGAAGTGGGCGGCGTGCTGGTCAAGCCGGTCGGGTACCAGGAGGGTCAGCGCTATCCCTTGATCGTCGCCATCCACGGCGGCCCGGCCTCGGCCGACGTGTTGGGATTCAACGGCGGCTATGGTGCGCAGGCGTATGCAGGTGCGGGATATGCGGTGCTGCGGCCCAATTATCGCGGATCCACCAACTACGGGCAGGAGCACCGTACCGCGATCGTGGGCGACTACTTCCCGCAGGGCTATGACGACATCATGACCGGTGTCGACCATCTCATCGCCCAGGGCATCGTGGACGAAGACCGCATGGGCGTGCTGGGGTGGAGCGCCGGCGGACACTGGTCCAACTGGATCCTCACCCATACGGACCGCTTCAAAGCGATCAGCTCCGGTGCGGGCACCATGAACTGGATCAGCATGTACGCGCAGAGCGACGTGCAACGGAATCGCCAGTTCTACCTCGGCGATGGTCTGATGTATGACGACTTCGAACCGTATTGGGAGCAGTCGCCGATCCAGTACATCCGCAACGCCAAGACGCCGACCATGGTGCACGTCGTGGAGGGAGATCCTCGGGTGCCCAGCCCGCAATCCGTAGAGCTGCACATGGCGCTCAAGAAGCTGGGCGTGCCCACCGAGCTCTTCATGTATCCGGGCCGCAGTCACGGTATTCCCGATGCGCGCAACCGGCTCGTCAAGTCCGTCAGCGAGATGGCCTGGATGGACTACTACGTCCGCGGCCAGGGCAACAAGTTCGACTGGCGCCAGGTGCTCGAGACCCTGCCGGGGAACGGTGAGCGGCCTAGGGCCGCGACGGAGCAGGGGAGATGA
- a CDS encoding polyprenol monophosphomannose synthase, with protein MSREERFLVVIPTYNERRNIGQIVPLVAGQDPRIHVLIVDDNSPDGTGIEADRLARDNPRVHVLHREGKGGLGQAYIAGFKWGLERDYQLFFEMDADLSHPADQLTAFIAKAAECPVVVGSRYVGGRVAVVNWPLSRLMLSLFGSFYARVITRLPLSDATGGFNCFRREVLEAVNLDRIQSTGYTFQIELKLRAWRKGFQICEIPVIFTERAEGESKMSKRIVREAVWRVWKLRMLDLFGRL; from the coding sequence ATGAGCCGCGAGGAGCGCTTTCTGGTGGTCATCCCGACCTACAACGAGCGGAGGAACATCGGACAGATCGTCCCCTTGGTGGCGGGACAGGACCCGCGGATCCACGTCCTGATCGTCGATGACAATTCGCCGGACGGCACCGGGATCGAGGCGGACCGGCTCGCCAGGGACAACCCGCGGGTCCACGTGCTCCATCGTGAGGGGAAGGGTGGGCTGGGTCAGGCCTACATCGCGGGGTTCAAGTGGGGGCTCGAGCGCGACTATCAGCTCTTCTTCGAAATGGACGCAGACCTCTCCCATCCGGCGGACCAGCTGACCGCCTTCATCGCGAAGGCGGCGGAATGCCCGGTGGTGGTGGGCTCCCGCTACGTGGGTGGCCGGGTGGCCGTGGTGAATTGGCCCCTCAGTCGGCTCATGTTGAGTCTCTTCGGAAGCTTCTATGCACGTGTCATCACACGACTTCCGCTGTCTGACGCCACGGGCGGCTTCAACTGCTTTCGGCGGGAGGTCCTGGAGGCTGTGAACCTCGACCGCATCCAGTCGACCGGCTACACCTTCCAGATCGAGTTGAAGCTGAGAGCCTGGCGGAAGGGGTTTCAGATCTGTGAGATTCCCGTGATCTTCACGGAACGGGCCGAGGGCGAATCGAAGATGTCGAAGCGGATCGTCCGTGAAGCCGTGTGGAGGGTCTGGAAACTCCGGATGTTGGATCTGTTCGGCAGGCTTTGA
- a CDS encoding DUF423 domain-containing protein: MATGTSLQSRFGLLGAILGFLGVALGAFGTHALAGSLPAARLATFETAVRYQLIHAVALVALSAVARRAPTRALALAGLMMALGALIFCGSLYLLVLLDQPALGAVTPLGGVCFLVGWMSLAAHYLALRRMPVRG; this comes from the coding sequence ATGGCCACCGGCACATCCCTCCAGTCTCGTTTCGGTCTCCTCGGCGCCATCCTCGGCTTCCTGGGCGTGGCCCTGGGTGCGTTCGGTACGCACGCCCTGGCCGGCTCGCTGCCCGCCGCGCGCCTGGCCACGTTCGAGACCGCGGTCCGGTACCAGCTGATCCACGCGGTCGCATTGGTGGCCCTGTCGGCCGTGGCCCGACGGGCGCCCACCCGGGCGCTGGCGCTGGCGGGCCTCATGATGGCCCTGGGCGCCCTGATCTTCTGCGGCTCGCTCTACCTGCTCGTGCTGCTGGACCAGCCGGCCCTGGGGGCGGTCACGCCTCTGGGTGGAGTCTGCTTTCTTGTTGGATGGATGTCACTTGCGGCGCATTATCTCGCGTTGCGTCGCATGCCTGTGCGGGGTTGA
- a CDS encoding lysophospholipid acyltransferase family protein yields the protein MYRPVKRLMRYVLMPLLAKVDVEGREHIPRQGPFFLIPNHQSVLDPLIVQALCRRTVFSMTKSTQFSSKLMRWLLPRIGAFPVRRYRIDAQAVRTVLRLIEEGQGVGIYPEGERSWDGQLQPLRRGTIRVLLKAGVPIIPVGIAGSYDVWPRWSRRPRRCRVRLRYGEPIVFGPHADRRAREAALPAARKRLEAALRELVDETSGAREGEERVPERARPDPKERWA from the coding sequence ATGTACAGGCCGGTCAAGCGACTCATGCGCTACGTGCTCATGCCGCTTCTGGCCAAGGTGGACGTGGAAGGGCGGGAGCACATCCCCAGGCAGGGGCCCTTCTTCCTGATTCCCAATCACCAGAGCGTGCTCGACCCGCTCATCGTACAAGCTCTGTGCCGACGCACGGTCTTCTCCATGACCAAGAGCACGCAGTTCTCGAGCAAGCTCATGCGCTGGCTGCTTCCTCGCATCGGCGCGTTTCCCGTGCGCCGCTACCGCATCGACGCGCAGGCGGTGCGCACCGTGCTGCGCCTGATCGAAGAAGGGCAGGGGGTGGGCATCTACCCGGAAGGGGAGCGGTCCTGGGACGGGCAGCTTCAGCCCCTGCGGCGAGGCACCATCCGCGTCTTGCTCAAGGCAGGGGTTCCCATCATCCCGGTCGGCATCGCGGGCTCCTACGACGTGTGGCCGCGCTGGAGCCGCCGACCGCGCCGCTGCCGGGTCCGGCTGCGCTACGGAGAGCCGATCGTATTCGGTCCGCACGCCGATCGGCGGGCTCGCGAAGCGGCGCTGCCCGCAGCTCGCAAGCGTCTCGAGGCCGCGCTCAGGGAGCTGGTGGACGAAACCAGCGGCGCCCGTGAGGGTGAGGAACGCGTTCCGGAGCGTGCTCGCCCGGATCCGAAGGAGCGCTGGGCTTGA
- the ggt gene encoding gamma-glutamyltransferase, with the protein MSRVRRLAAAALGSALLVACAPPPDLPGEPEAVVFPAQNRPDVRGTSGALSSDHPLATAAGYEVLLRGGNAIDAAITMAGVLAVVRPHMNGVGGDAFMLYYDAAGGAVSALNGSGRAGALATPAFFQEAGDTTMPQVGPRSVSVPGAVRAWEDALARFGTISLAEALAPGIRYAREGFPVSTRLAADIEEQSGSLDDAGREQYLPAGAPPPVGSLLKNPALARTLERIAREGADGFYQGPVAQSLSALLEARGGYLRTGDFRAHQSQWVEPLEGRYQGYRMLVMPPNTQGFAQLQQFAMAEDFDLVGMGWGSADYWHTLLEIKKLAFADRDAWAADPDKAQVPLSQLLDPEYLTERARMVDPAHAASDVTTGVPRAGAIAAGGGHGDEADGGDTVYLTVVDRWGNAVSWIQSLFAGFGSGVFDPETGVVLQNRGALFTLEEGHPNQVAPGKRPYHTLSPMMALHGDGALAFTLGTPGGDSQTQSILAITNNLLLFGMTPQEAIEAPRYRGNPGFSVSLEDRIPADVRMELEQRGHRIRVVHGWTATFGGAQMILVDRDNGVRTAASDPRREAYSIAY; encoded by the coding sequence ATGTCCAGGGTCCGCCGCCTCGCTGCGGCTGCGCTCGGTTCCGCGCTGTTGGTTGCGTGTGCTCCCCCACCCGATCTCCCCGGAGAGCCGGAGGCGGTGGTCTTCCCTGCCCAGAACCGGCCGGATGTCCGCGGCACCAGCGGAGCGCTCTCGTCCGACCATCCATTGGCCACGGCCGCTGGCTACGAGGTCCTGCTCCGCGGGGGGAACGCCATCGACGCTGCCATCACCATGGCAGGTGTCCTGGCAGTGGTCCGCCCCCACATGAACGGCGTGGGGGGCGATGCCTTCATGCTGTACTACGATGCGGCCGGCGGCGCGGTCTCCGCGCTCAACGGCAGCGGCCGCGCCGGTGCCCTGGCCACTCCCGCGTTCTTTCAGGAGGCCGGGGACACGACGATGCCCCAGGTGGGCCCCCGCAGCGTGAGCGTTCCCGGCGCCGTGCGGGCCTGGGAAGACGCCCTTGCTCGCTTCGGTACGATTTCTCTGGCAGAAGCGTTGGCCCCGGGCATCCGCTACGCCCGCGAGGGCTTCCCGGTCTCCACGCGCTTGGCAGCGGACATCGAGGAGCAGAGCGGCTCCTTGGATGACGCGGGGCGTGAGCAATACCTGCCGGCGGGCGCCCCCCCTCCCGTGGGAAGCCTGCTCAAGAACCCGGCGCTGGCCCGCACCCTGGAGCGGATCGCCCGGGAGGGGGCCGACGGCTTCTATCAGGGGCCGGTCGCCCAGAGCCTCTCGGCTCTCCTGGAGGCACGCGGAGGCTATCTGCGCACGGGCGATTTCCGGGCCCACCAGTCCCAATGGGTCGAGCCGTTGGAGGGGCGCTATCAGGGCTACCGCATGTTGGTGATGCCCCCCAACACCCAGGGCTTCGCGCAGCTTCAACAGTTCGCGATGGCGGAGGACTTCGATCTGGTGGGCATGGGCTGGGGAAGCGCCGACTATTGGCATACCCTCCTCGAGATCAAGAAACTGGCGTTCGCTGACCGGGACGCCTGGGCTGCCGATCCGGACAAGGCGCAAGTGCCCTTGAGTCAATTGCTTGATCCTGAGTATCTCACAGAGCGCGCGAGGATGGTGGACCCCGCGCACGCGGCTTCCGACGTGACCACTGGAGTGCCCCGCGCCGGGGCGATCGCGGCGGGGGGTGGGCATGGGGACGAGGCGGACGGTGGGGACACCGTCTACCTGACGGTCGTGGATCGCTGGGGGAACGCGGTGAGCTGGATCCAAAGCCTGTTCGCGGGCTTCGGGTCGGGGGTCTTCGATCCGGAGACCGGCGTGGTTCTCCAGAATCGCGGGGCGCTCTTTACGCTAGAGGAGGGTCACCCCAACCAGGTGGCCCCCGGCAAGCGGCCCTACCACACGCTGAGTCCCATGATGGCCCTGCACGGGGACGGTGCTCTGGCGTTCACGTTGGGGACCCCCGGCGGGGACTCGCAGACCCAATCGATCCTGGCCATCACCAACAACCTGCTGCTCTTCGGCATGACCCCGCAGGAGGCCATCGAAGCGCCGCGCTATCGCGGCAATCCCGGCTTCTCGGTCTCGCTGGAGGACCGGATTCCCGCGGATGTGCGGATGGAGTTGGAGCAGCGCGGACACCGCATCCGGGTGGTGCACGGGTGGACCGCCACCTTCGGCGGCGCCCAGATGATCCTGGTCGATCGAGACAACGGAGTGCGGACCGCCGCGTCGGATCCCCGGCGCGAGGCCTATTCCATCGCCTACTGA
- a CDS encoding tetratricopeptide repeat protein, with protein MAKRSTAASARIEDNPDDAFISGVVQASDWAQKNRQILTIGVVALLVILGGAWYWRSFQRGVETQAVGELERIQSTIGLGDRDAARGELGAFLERFGGSRSAAEARMMLGQLNLEAGDAAQAIVVLEPAMGDLDEPVNIQAAMLLGAAYENAGRLQDAVRVYRRVGSSATLPFQVTDAKMAAARLLEAEGDAGAAAVLYQEVLDGMDEASLERAEVEMRLAEARARAS; from the coding sequence ATGGCCAAGCGCTCCACAGCGGCTTCCGCCCGCATCGAAGACAATCCCGATGACGCGTTCATCAGTGGCGTCGTCCAAGCCTCGGACTGGGCGCAGAAGAACCGACAGATCCTGACCATCGGCGTCGTGGCTTTGCTGGTGATCCTGGGTGGCGCCTGGTACTGGCGGTCGTTCCAGCGCGGCGTGGAGACCCAGGCCGTCGGGGAGTTGGAGCGAATCCAGTCGACCATCGGGCTCGGGGACCGCGACGCCGCCCGTGGAGAGCTGGGTGCTTTCCTCGAGCGGTTCGGTGGGAGCCGTTCAGCGGCGGAAGCGCGGATGATGCTCGGCCAACTCAATCTGGAGGCTGGCGACGCCGCCCAGGCCATCGTGGTGCTGGAGCCGGCCATGGGCGACCTGGACGAGCCCGTAAACATCCAGGCAGCGATGCTGCTGGGGGCCGCCTATGAGAACGCCGGCCGCTTGCAGGACGCCGTGCGCGTCTACCGCCGCGTGGGTTCCTCGGCAACGCTGCCGTTCCAGGTCACCGATGCCAAGATGGCGGCCGCGCGCCTCCTGGAAGCCGAAGGCGATGCTGGAGCGGCCGCAGTTCTGTACCAGGAGGTCCTGGACGGGATGGACGAAGCGTCACTGGAGCGGGCCGAGGTCGAGATGCGCCTGGCCGAGGCACGCGCCAGGGCCTCCTAG
- a CDS encoding MFS transporter, with product MQTSVPTSDAAVQRLAVRTTQAAFAIALAHGVTDAYVGFLPPLLPDLMAKHGLSIAGASTLAMLLSLATSFPQPFLGYLADRIGRKPFVILGPALSAGLLSLMGLAPTYVTLVALLLVGGLGAAAFHPPGASLATRVNEGRGSGVRLSIFSFGGAAGYALGPLLAVGAVDLFGLEGLWLAMIPGLLLCALLWPLVPGGTSDGRMPMPPRPGELIRHLGGPLGLLFAISALGAFVQRTFLTLEPIIIDQGGGSQGARAVALTVYLSAQAMGTLTSGFLTDRMDRGRLLVGLTLLGAPAHWLAITLPPDSVGGVAAILAAGFLNMALLPPIVVTAQELLPAGAAVGSGIVMGLAWSVASVALIIPGWLGDLVGPVRAGQLCAPVLLVGTLLALHPSLRRATATAG from the coding sequence GTGCAGACCAGCGTCCCGACGTCCGACGCCGCCGTTCAGCGCTTGGCCGTCCGCACCACCCAGGCCGCCTTCGCCATCGCTCTGGCGCACGGTGTGACGGACGCCTACGTGGGCTTCCTGCCGCCCCTGCTGCCCGACCTGATGGCGAAGCACGGTCTGTCGATCGCCGGGGCCTCGACCCTCGCCATGCTGCTCTCGCTGGCGACATCGTTTCCGCAGCCGTTCCTGGGCTATCTCGCCGACCGCATCGGTCGGAAGCCGTTCGTGATCCTGGGGCCGGCCCTTTCGGCAGGCCTGCTCTCCCTCATGGGGCTGGCACCCACGTACGTGACGCTGGTGGCGCTCCTCCTGGTCGGCGGACTGGGGGCGGCCGCCTTCCATCCTCCGGGCGCCTCCCTCGCCACCCGCGTGAACGAAGGGCGGGGAAGCGGGGTGCGCCTTTCCATTTTCTCGTTCGGCGGCGCCGCCGGGTATGCGCTGGGGCCGCTTCTGGCTGTGGGAGCCGTGGACCTCTTCGGGCTGGAGGGCCTGTGGCTGGCGATGATCCCGGGGTTGCTCCTGTGCGCGCTGCTCTGGCCCCTCGTCCCGGGGGGCACTTCGGACGGCCGCATGCCCATGCCGCCGCGGCCGGGCGAGCTGATCCGCCACCTCGGAGGCCCGTTGGGGCTGCTGTTCGCGATCAGCGCGCTCGGCGCGTTCGTGCAGCGGACCTTTCTGACCCTGGAACCCATCATCATCGATCAAGGCGGGGGTTCCCAGGGCGCTCGCGCCGTGGCGCTCACCGTGTACCTGAGCGCCCAGGCCATGGGGACGCTGACCTCGGGCTTCCTCACCGACCGGATGGACCGGGGCCGCCTGCTGGTGGGCTTGACCTTGCTGGGCGCTCCCGCCCACTGGCTGGCAATCACTCTGCCTCCGGACTCGGTCGGCGGGGTGGCGGCCATCCTGGCAGCCGGGTTCCTGAACATGGCGCTGCTACCGCCGATCGTGGTCACGGCACAGGAGCTCCTGCCCGCGGGTGCAGCCGTCGGATCCGGCATCGTCATGGGGCTGGCGTGGTCGGTGGCCTCCGTGGCTCTCATCATCCCCGGCTGGCTGGGTGACCTGGTGGGTCCGGTGCGGGCCGGCCAGCTCTGTGCGCCGGTTCTTCTGGTGGGAACGCTCCTGGCGCTGCACCCGTCGCTGCGCCGGGCCACGGCGACCGCGGGCTGA
- the argB gene encoding acetylglutamate kinase, translated as MTAPDGPVSAVFALRRAVPYLRLFQGKVFVIKAGGEVFTDPALGRSLLEQVGILHRLGIRIVLVHGGGRQMTDVAESLGVAAPFVDGRRVTDSGMRDVATMVLNGTVNTAIVARCRELDVPALGISGVDAGLVRAVRRPPKTTPEGHLVDYGFVGDVVSVDANVLRRILDEGFVPVVSPISADDQGEILNINADTIASALAAAIKAEKWIIMTGAPGVLRDPSDPDSLVSYTDLEGLDRLAAAGSLAGGMLPKAAAIRTAIEAGVRRVHVISYRVPDSLLLEIFTNEGSGTLVVPDVSQMAPAEVAG; from the coding sequence ATGACCGCACCCGACGGCCCGGTCAGCGCCGTTTTCGCGCTTCGCCGCGCCGTGCCCTATCTGCGCCTCTTCCAGGGCAAGGTGTTCGTGATCAAGGCCGGCGGGGAGGTGTTCACCGACCCCGCGCTGGGACGCTCGCTCCTGGAGCAGGTGGGAATCCTCCACCGCCTCGGCATCCGCATCGTCCTGGTGCATGGCGGAGGCCGCCAGATGACCGACGTGGCGGAGTCGTTGGGCGTGGCCGCCCCGTTCGTGGACGGCCGGCGCGTGACCGATTCGGGTATGCGCGACGTCGCGACCATGGTGCTGAACGGCACGGTCAATACCGCTATCGTGGCTCGCTGCCGTGAGCTGGACGTCCCGGCCCTGGGCATCTCCGGAGTGGACGCTGGACTGGTGCGTGCCGTGCGGCGTCCGCCGAAGACCACGCCCGAGGGGCACCTCGTCGACTACGGCTTCGTGGGAGATGTGGTCTCGGTCGATGCCAATGTGCTGCGGCGCATCCTGGATGAAGGCTTTGTCCCGGTGGTGAGTCCGATCTCGGCGGACGACCAGGGCGAGATCCTCAACATCAACGCGGACACGATCGCCTCGGCGCTGGCGGCCGCCATCAAGGCGGAGAAGTGGATCATCATGACCGGGGCGCCCGGCGTGCTGAGGGACCCCTCCGACCCCGACTCGTTGGTGTCCTATACGGACCTGGAGGGTCTCGACCGTTTGGCCGCAGCTGGCTCGCTCGCGGGGGGGATGCTCCCCAAGGCCGCCGCCATCCGCACCGCCATCGAGGCGGGGGTGCGGAGGGTGCACGTGATCTCCTATCGGGTGCCGGACTCCCTGCTGCTCGAGATCTTCACGAACGAGGGGTCAGGAACCCTGGTCGTGCCGGACGTGTCCCAGATGGCACCCGCGGAGGTGGCCGGCTAG
- a CDS encoding class I SAM-dependent methyltransferase, whose protein sequence is MSDQVIGKEYYDRSDYFEGGTGHLTDLESPFQQYRIRKVLEIHRPAPADRVVDLGCGWGTFCFALAPAVTEVVGVDFSEKSIELCERRLADSRFENVRFVCADAGETGLPGSVYDVVLAADLFEHLYPEDSARVFAEAYRLLAPGGRFVIWTPHRGHILEVLKNNDILLKRDISHVDYKSMERLLEYARGAGFDIERAYYAESHVPGLSGIERALQGVVPLLRRRIAVLARKPIRGV, encoded by the coding sequence TTGAGCGACCAGGTCATCGGCAAGGAGTACTACGACCGCTCGGACTACTTCGAAGGGGGCACGGGTCACCTGACGGACCTCGAGAGCCCCTTTCAGCAGTATCGCATCCGCAAGGTGTTGGAGATCCACCGGCCGGCGCCGGCGGATCGGGTGGTGGACCTCGGGTGCGGCTGGGGCACGTTCTGTTTCGCGCTGGCTCCTGCCGTGACGGAAGTCGTGGGCGTCGACTTCTCGGAGAAGTCGATCGAGCTGTGCGAGCGTAGGCTGGCGGACTCCCGCTTCGAGAACGTGCGCTTTGTCTGCGCCGACGCCGGAGAGACGGGGCTGCCCGGCAGCGTCTATGACGTGGTGTTGGCCGCGGATCTGTTCGAGCATCTGTATCCGGAGGATTCGGCGCGAGTGTTCGCGGAGGCGTACCGGCTCCTGGCCCCCGGGGGGCGCTTCGTCATCTGGACGCCGCATCGCGGACATATCCTCGAGGTCCTCAAGAACAACGACATCCTGCTCAAGCGTGACATCAGCCACGTCGACTACAAGTCGATGGAGCGCCTGCTGGAGTATGCCCGGGGAGCAGGGTTCGACATCGAGCGGGCATACTATGCCGAGTCGCACGTGCCGGGGCTCTCCGGGATCGAGCGGGCCCTGCAGGGGGTCGTGCCCCTGCTGCGGCGGCGAATTGCCGTACTGGCCAGGAAGCCCATTCGGGGCGTCTGA